The window CAGGCAGGCCTGCAGGTGATGCTTGATCTGGTACCACGCGCCCTGGTTCTGCGGTTCCTCCTGGCACCAGACGACTTCGGTAGCCGAGCCGAAACGCTTGATCTCGGCGGCGAGTTCGGGACGCGGGAACGGATACAGCTGTTCGACGCGAACCAGCGCGACATCGGTGATTCCCTGCTTCTGCGCTTCATCGAGCAGGTCGTAATAGACCTTGCCGGAGCAGGCCACGATCCTGCGCACCTTTTTCGCGCTGGCGGTGGTGTCCGGGATCAGGCGCTGGAACTCGCCGTTGGCCAGTTCGTCCAGCGTGGACACCGCCAGCTTGTGGCGCAGCAGCGACTTCGGCGTCATCACCACCAGCGGTTTGCGCGTGCCCATGCGCATCTGTCGGCGGATCATGTGGAAATCCTGCGCCGGGGTGGTCGGCGCACAAACGATCATGTTCTCCATCGCGCACAGCTGCAGGAAGCGCTCCAGGCGCGCCGAGCTGTGTTCCGGTCCCTGGCCCTCGTAGCCATGCGGCAGGAACAGCGCCAGACCGCACAGGCGATCCCACTTCGCTTCGCCGGAAGACAGGAATTGGTCGATGACGACCTGGGCACCGTTGGCGAAATCGCCGAACTGGCCTTCCCAGATGTCGAGCGTCATCGGATCGGCGGTGGCGTAGCCGTATTCGAAGGCCATCACCGCTTCTTCGCTGAGCAGCGAGTCGATGATCGTCACGTGTTCCAGGCTGCGGTCCGGCGTGTCCTTCAACAGTTCGCGCAGCGGCAGGTAGTAATTGTCCGTGGCCTGGTCGTGCAGGATCGCATGGCGATGGAAGAAGGTACCGCGGCCGCAGTCCTGGCCGACCAAACGCAAGCGGTAGCCTTCCTGGATCAGGGTGGCGTAGGCCAGGTTCTCGGCGAAGCCCCAGTCGCCGGCCTGTTCGCCGGCGGCCATCTTGCGGCGGTCTTCGTAGATCTTGGCAACGCGCGGATGCAGCTTGACCGCGTCCGGGATCGCATTGATGCGAGTGGCGAGTTCGTCCAGCGTGGTCCTCTCGACGCGGGTGTCGACCGGGTCGGACAACTTCGCCGACAGGTACGGATGCCAGTCGATGGTGAATTCGTCGGCCTTGACCTGCACTACCTCGGTGGTGACATCGCCGGCGTCCAGCGTGTCGCGATAGCCATCGACCAGCGCCTGCGACGTGGCCGCGCTCACGCTGCCTTCGCCATCCAGCCGCGCGGCGTACAGCTCGCGGGTGGTCTTCATCGCGCGGATCTTCTGGTACATCAGCGGCTGGGTCGCGGCTGGCTCGTCGGCCTCGTTGTGGCCGTGGCGGCGATAGCAGACCAGGTCGATGACCACGTCCTTGCCGAAGCGCTGGCGAAAATCGAAAGCCATCTCCGAGACGAAGGCCACGGCTTCGGGATCGTCGCCGTTCACGTGCAGGATCGGCGCGCCGATCATCTTCGCAACATCGGTGCAGTACAGCGTGGAACGTGCGTCCTCGGCGGCACTGGTGGTGAAGCCGACCTGGTTATTGATGACGACATGGACGGTGCCGCCGACGCGGAAACCGCGCGCCTGCGACATCTGGAACAGTTCCATCACCACGCCCTGGCCGGCGAACGCGGCGTCGCCGTGCAGGACGATCGGCAGGACCTGCTTGCGTTCCCGGTCGTTGCGCCGGAGCTGGCGCGAACGCACGCTGCCGACGACCACCGGATCCACGATTTCCAGGTGCGAGGGATTGAACGCCAGCGCCAAGTGGACCGGACCGCCGGGAGTGGCGACATCGGCGGAGAAGCCCATGTGGTACTTCACGTCGCCGGTGTGCGCATGGTCGCCGGCGCGGCTGTGCTCGAACTTGCCTTCGAACTCGTCGAACAGCTTGCGCGGCGGCTTGCCCATCGTGTTGACCAGCACGTTGAGGCGGCCGCGATGGGCCATGCCGATCACGATGTCCTTGACCCCGTCGCCGCCGGCGCGCTGGATCATGACGTCCAGCAGCGGGATCAGGCTGTCGCCGCCTTCCAGCGAGAAACGCTTCTGGCCGACGTACTTGGTGTGCAGGTAGCGCTCCAGGCCTTCCGCTGCGGTCAGGCGCTCGAGGATGCGCTGCTTGTCGTCGGCAGTGCGACCGTAGTTGCCGGCGGCCTTCTCCAGGCGTTCGTACATCCAGCGGCGCTGTTCGGCGTCGGTGATGTGCATGAACTCGGCACCGACGCTGCCGGCGTAGGTCGCCTTGAGCAGGCCGAGCAACTCGCCCAGCTTCATGCGCTCGCGACCAGCCACGCCGCCGGTGCTGAACTCGCTGCCGGTGTCGCTTTCGGAGAGGCGATGGAAGCCCAGCGCCAGGTCCGGCGCTTCCGGGTTGATGGTCAGGCCCAGCGGATCGAGCTTGGCGGCCAAATGCCCGCGCGACCGATACGCGGTGATCAGCTTGCCGACCCCGCGTTCGCGCTCGTCGCCGGTCCCAGTCGCCGCGCTGACTACGCCGCGTGCGGCCATTCGGCCGGCCTGGGCGATCTGGTCGATCACCGCGGAGTGCGGGACGTCGCCGGCTTCGCGGCCCTTCAGGCCATCGAAATACTGCCGCCACTTGGCGTCGACGCGGTCCGGGGCGACCAGGTATTGCTCGTAGAGATCCTCCACATAGGCGCCATTGGCACCGAGTTGCGAGGTCTGGGCAAACTGCTTCAGGAGACTGTCCACCATGGCGTGGCTAGCGGCCTTGCGATAAGTGATTGATCCGGATGGATTTGCCATCCGGTGCGAGCCCGCTGAATGGGCGGGCGAAAGGAACGGAATTATAGCCGGAGCGGCTTGCGCACCGCATCACATCCCTTCGTCGAAGGGGCCGGGGTTCACAGTCCCAGCGCCCGGTATTCGCTGACCGGGCGCGAACGCTGCCAGCCATCATCGAAGCGCGCGGCCAGTTGCCGTACCCGTGCCGGGGCGTCCTGTTCGGCCTCGCCCTGCACGCGTTCGCCCAGGCTGCGCAGGTAGTAGCCGCCGCCATCGCCGGCGATCCACGCGGCCGGATCGTTTCGATCCACCGGATCCTGCAGCTCGCGGAACAGGAAGATGCTGGGCAGTCGCTGGGCCAGCGCGAGCATGGGCGAATGCGCCTGCTGCGGGCCGGCGGCATCGTGCAGCAGCCCCAAGACCTGTTGACCGCCGCCACGGGTGGCGAAGCTGCGCAGCGCCTGCAGCACGCCTGCGTCGTCGTACAGCCACGGATCCAGCGCAACGCTGCGGATCCACACGCTGCGGCGTGCACGTTCGATGATGCCGATGGCCGCTTCGATAGCGGCCTCGCGGCTGTCGATCCTTGTCGGGCCGGTAAACGCCAGCACCATCGACAGGTGCTCGATGCCAGCTTCCATGAAGCGCTTGCCTTCGGGCCGGAAGGCGTGGCGTGCGTAGAAGCCGATGGCGCTGGCTTGCGAATTCAACCGCACCTCCGGCCAGCCGCGCCTGCGCGCTTCGTCGAGGAGTGCGCGCAACAGCGCGTCGCCGATGCCGCGTCCGCGCCATGCTGCGCGCACGGCCATCCGCCCGATCTTGCGGTCCGGCGTGAGCCGCGCAGTGCCGACCGGGCTGCCGTCGAGCAGGCGGGCGAGCACATGCGTGCAGAGCGGATCCAGCGCGTCGTGCTCCAGGGTAATCGGCACGCCCTGTTCGCCGACGAAGACCTCGTCGCGCACGCTGCGCAGTTCGGCCAGCGCGGCCTCGAACCCGACCACGTCGACGCGGTACGGCTGCAGGCGCGGGTCGTCGGTCATTCGGCCTCGTCCGAGACGTCGAGGCGATAGTGGCCGCCGTCGAGCAGGGCGAACACCGCATCGCGGCCGGCCGTCGACAAGGCGTCGTAAAGGACGCCATCGATCTCGTTGGCGGCGGCCAGTCGCTGCGCGTCGCGCACCGGCATCGCATGCGCCTGCCCGCCCGCGTACAGGCGCGCGCCCTTCGAGGCCCGCCGCCAGGCCATCCGCGACCAAGGATGACGCTGCAGGCTCGCGCCTTGGCCCAGGTCCCATTCGACTTCGATCCGCGGTCGCGGGCTGTCGTCGGCGGCCGGCTGCACCGCGCTGCGATACGTCGTGATGAAGCCGCCGAACCAATCGCCGAAGCGATCCGGATCGTCCATCCGCAACTGGCGCAGTGCATCGGCCACGCGCTGCATCGCCGCGTCGTCGATTTCGTGCGCATCCTTCGGTGCTTGCAGGTCGGGATCGGTGTAACGCAGCGACTCCGGTGCCTCCGCGGACAGGGCATCGACGTAGTCGCCGAGCAGTTCCGTGGTCGCCGGCGCGCGCATGCCGATCGAGAACGTCAGGCACGGATCCTGGGCGATGCCGTGGTGGGGCACGCCCGGCGGCAGGTAGAGCATGTCGCCGGGGGCGAGCACCCAATCGTGGTCCGGCTGGAAGACGCGCAGCAGTTTCAATTCGACGTCATCGCGGAACGCGAGCGGCGGCTTGTCCGACGCATCGATCTGCCAGCGCCGATGCCCCTGCGCCTGCAGCAGGAACACGTCGTACTGATCGACATGCGCGCCAACCGACCCGCCGGTGGCGGCGAAGCTCACCATCACGTCGTCGATGCGCCAGCGCGGCAGGAAATCGAAGCGGTCGAGCAGGGCGCGCAGGTCGGCGTCCCACTTGTCCATGTCCTGCACCAGCAGGGTCCAGTCGTGGTCGGGCAGGCCGGGGAAGTCGTCTTCCGCGAAGGGCCCGTGGCGCACGCGCCAGCCGTCGGCGGCCGCATCGTGTTCGATCAGTCGCGCCAGCACGCCGTCTTCGCAGGCCAGTCCGGCCAGGTCCTCGGGTTGCAGCGGGGATTCGTAACCGGGGAAGGCGTTGCGGATCAGCAGCGGTTTTTTCTGCCAGTACTCGCGCAGGAACTCGGCGGCGGGCATGCCGAGGAAGTGCTTGTTGGTGGCGTGGACTTCGATCATGGCGCGGTTCCCGCGCGTTCGTCGGCAAGACGCTTGTCGAGGCCGGCCAGGCCGCGTTCGGCGTAGGCCTTGCATGCGCCGGCATCGACCAATGGCTGGCTACCGTCCAGTCGCGCCAGCAGGTCGCTGGAGTGGACGTGGGTGGTGATCAGGATGTCGCAGGGTTGCGCGGCGACCAGCGCCTGCCCGCGGCGGAATGCAGCAACGTGCTCCGGATGATCGCTGTAGCGGTAATGCTTGTCGGAGATCGCGCTGTTGCTGTCGGGGAAGACGATGTCGCGGCAGGTCGCGCGCTCGCAGCTGCGCCAGGCCCAGCCGGATCCGCCGGCGGTGTGGCCGGTGTTGGGCAGGTGCCTGAAACGCAACGAACCCAAGGTCACGTCTTTGCCATCGACCAGGGTGACAACGTTGGCTACAGGCGGGAACGCGCCGGTCTCTTCGAATTGCGGATCGCGACGGTCGCTGCGGCCCGCCTTGAGCGCCTCGGCCGCGACCGCGCGCGCCAGCACCCGCGCGCCGCTGGCCTGTTGCAGCCCGGCCACGCCGCCGACATGGTCGTTGTGCTCGTGGGTGACCAGGATGCTGCGGATGTCCTCGACCCGGAAACCCGCGGCACGGATGTTGGCGATGATCGCGGGCACCGCCTCGGCGGTCGCTGCATCGATCAGGACGTGGCCGTCGGCCGATGTCACCAGGATCGCGCTGATCGAACAGGTGCCGACGAACCAGGTGTTGCCGAACACATGCCGCGGCGTGGTCGGATCGCTCCAGCCGGCATCCTCGGCGCAAGCTGTCGGTGCGGGCAACGTGCGCACGGCGGGTTCGGATGTTGACGTCGCGGTCGCGATGGTCGGCGGTGCCTGGCAGCCGCTCACAAGAACGAACGCGAGCAAGGCGGCAAGGGCGAACTTCATCCTCATGCGTTCCTGGCGAGTTGCTCGGCCAGGCCGGTGTAACTGCCCGGGGTCATCTCGAGCAGGCGCTGCTTGTCTGCGGCGGGCAGGTCGAGGGTGGCAATGAACTCGCGCATCGAGGCCTCGCTGATGCCTTGGCCGCGGGTCAGCGCCTTGAGCTGCTCGTACGGGCTGGGCAGCCCGTGGCGACGCATCACCGTCTGCACGGCTTCGGCCAGCACTTCCCAGCTGGCATCGAGGTCGGCGGCCAGCCGGTCTGGGTTGACGCTCAGTTTGCCCAGGCCGCGCTGCAGGGCATCGAAGCCGATCAGCATGTGGCCGAAAGCGGTACCGAGTGCGCGCAGCACGGTGGAATCGGTGAGGTCGCGCTGCCAGCGGCTGATCGGCAGCTTGGCGGCGAAATGCTCGAACAGCGCGCTGGCGATGCCGAAGTTGCCTTCCGCGTTCTCGAAGTCGATCGGGTTGACCTTGTGCGGCATCGTGCTGCTGCCCACTTCGCCAGCCTTCACCGCCTGCTTGAAGTAGCCTTGGCCGATGTAGCCCCAGACATCGCGGCACAGGTCGATGGCGATGGTGTCGATGCGCTTGCAGGCGTCGCACAGTTCGGCGATGCCGTCGTGCGGCTCGATCTGGGTGGTGTACGGCTGCCAGTCCAGGCCGAGCGATTCGACGAAATGCTGCGAAAACACCGGCCAGTCGATGTCGGGATAGGCGACGACATGCGCGTTGTAGTTGCCGACCGCGCCATTGATCTTGCCGGGCATCGGCAGCGCGGCCAGTGCCTCTCCCTGGCGTTGCAGGCGGGCGACGACGTTGGCCAGTTCCTTGCCGACGGTGGTCGGCGAGGCGGTCTGGCCATGGGTGCGCGAGAGCATCGGCAGCGCCGCGTGTTCGTGGGCCATCGCGCGGAGTCTCGCGATCAGTGCGTCGAGCCTCGGCAGCAGCACGTGCTGGCGCGCCTTGCTCAGCAGCAGGGCGTAGGAGAGATTGTTGATGTCCTCGCTGGTGCAGGCGAAGTGCACGAATTCCAGCGCCGGGCCCAGCTCGGCATCGTCCTGCAGGCGTTCCTTGATGAGGTACTCGACCGCCTTGACGTCGTGGTTGGTGGTCGCCTCGATGGCCTTGACCCGCGCGGCATCTTCCACCGCGAAGTCCTGCGCCAGCGCGCGCAGGCGGGCGGTGGCGGCATCGGAAAACGGCACCAGTTCGGGGATGCCCGGCTCCGCGGCCAGGGCCAGCAGCCATTCCACCTCAACCTTGACCCGCGCGCGGATCAGACCGTACTCGGAAAAGATCGGGCGCAGGGCATCGACCTTGCCGGCATAGCGGCCATCGAGCGGGGACAGAGCGGTCAGGGCGTCGGACATGGAGGTTGGCGGCTGCGGGGATGCGTAATTCTAAACCGCCGCGGCGCTATGCTCGGCCGATTCCGCACAGGAGCAGGCAATGGCCATCCGCAAGGCAAGCGGCTTCCGCATCGAACACGACAGCATGGGCGAGTTGCGCGTGCCCGCGAAGGCGCTGTGGGGCGCGCAGACCCAGCGCGCGATCGACAATTTCGCGATCAGCGCCCGGCCGATGCCGCAGGCATTCATCCGTGCACTGGCCTTGACCAAGGCCGCCGCCGCCCTGGTCAACGGGCACCTGGGCTTGCTGGCACGCGCGCAGGCCGATGCCATCGTCGAGGCCGCCACCGCCATTGCCGGTGGCGCGCATGCCGACCAGTTCCCGGTCGATCGTTACCAGACCGGCTCCGGCACCTCCAGCAACATGAATGCCAACGAGGTCATTGCCCACCTGGCGACGAAGGCCTCGGGCTTGCCGATCCATCCCAACGACCACGTCAACCTGGGCCAGAGCAGCAACGACGTGATTCCGACCGCGTTGCGGGTGATGGCAGTGCAGGGCGCGAAACGGCAGTTGCTGCCGGCGCTGCAGCACCTGCGCAAGACCATCGACAAGCGCGCCAAGGCGCTCCGCAAGATCGTCAAGACCGGCCGCACCCACCTGATGGATGCGATGCCGTTGACGGTGGCGCAGGAGTTCGGCGCGTGGTCGGCCCAGCTGGATTCCGCGCAGGCGCGCATCGAGGACAGCCTGAAGCGGGTGCGCCGGTTGCCGATCGGCGGCACTGCGATCGGCACCGGCATCAATGCGCATCCGAAGTTCGGGAAGGGGGTGGCCAAGGCGTTGTCGGTCGCCACCGGAGCGAAATTCGAACAGGCCGCGAACACCTTCGAGGGGCTTGCCGCGCAGGACGACCTGGTCGAGTTGTCCGGCCAGCTCAATGCGCTTGCGGTGGCGTTGATGAAGATCGGCAACGACCTGCGCTGGATGAATTCAGGTCCGCTGGCCGGGTTGGGCGAGATCGAGTTGCCGGCGCTGCAGCCGGGCAGTTCGATCATGCCGGGCAAGGTCAATCCGGTGATCCCGGAAGCGCTGTGCATGGTCTGCGCGCAGGTGATGGGCTTGCACCAGGCGATTTCGATCGCCGGGCAAAGCGGCAATTTCCAGCTCAACGTGATGCTGCCGCTGATCGCCTGCGACCTCGACGAGTCGCTGCAGTTGTTGTCTGCCAGCATCACTGCGCTGGCCGACAAGGCGATCGGCGGGCTGCAGGTGCGCAAGGACAACGTGGCTGCCGCGCTGGATCGCAATCCGATCCTGGTCACCGCGCTGAACCCGGTGATCGGCTACGAGCTGGCCGCAAAGATCGCCAAGCGTGCGTATGCGGAGGGTCGTCCGGTGCTGGATGTCGCGCTGGAAGATTCTGGGCTGGATGAAAAATCGCTGCGCCGGTTGCTGGATCCCGCCGATCTTGCGAAGGGCGGCATCAAGGCCGGCGCAGTTGCCGGCGCGGGTTGAACGACGCGT of the Thermomonas carbonis genome contains:
- a CDS encoding 2-oxoglutarate dehydrogenase E1 component; protein product: MDSLLKQFAQTSQLGANGAYVEDLYEQYLVAPDRVDAKWRQYFDGLKGREAGDVPHSAVIDQIAQAGRMAARGVVSAATGTGDERERGVGKLITAYRSRGHLAAKLDPLGLTINPEAPDLALGFHRLSESDTGSEFSTGGVAGRERMKLGELLGLLKATYAGSVGAEFMHITDAEQRRWMYERLEKAAGNYGRTADDKQRILERLTAAEGLERYLHTKYVGQKRFSLEGGDSLIPLLDVMIQRAGGDGVKDIVIGMAHRGRLNVLVNTMGKPPRKLFDEFEGKFEHSRAGDHAHTGDVKYHMGFSADVATPGGPVHLALAFNPSHLEIVDPVVVGSVRSRQLRRNDRERKQVLPIVLHGDAAFAGQGVVMELFQMSQARGFRVGGTVHVVINNQVGFTTSAAEDARSTLYCTDVAKMIGAPILHVNGDDPEAVAFVSEMAFDFRQRFGKDVVIDLVCYRRHGHNEADEPAATQPLMYQKIRAMKTTRELYAARLDGEGSVSAATSQALVDGYRDTLDAGDVTTEVVQVKADEFTIDWHPYLSAKLSDPVDTRVERTTLDELATRINAIPDAVKLHPRVAKIYEDRRKMAAGEQAGDWGFAENLAYATLIQEGYRLRLVGQDCGRGTFFHRHAILHDQATDNYYLPLRELLKDTPDRSLEHVTIIDSLLSEEAVMAFEYGYATADPMTLDIWEGQFGDFANGAQVVIDQFLSSGEAKWDRLCGLALFLPHGYEGQGPEHSSARLERFLQLCAMENMIVCAPTTPAQDFHMIRRQMRMGTRKPLVVMTPKSLLRHKLAVSTLDELANGEFQRLIPDTTASAKKVRRIVACSGKVYYDLLDEAQKQGITDVALVRVEQLYPFPRPELAAEIKRFGSATEVVWCQEEPQNQGAWYQIKHHLQACLQGKQSLTYAGRHRSPSPAAGHLAEHVAEQNKLIADALVNPVGAEITAE
- a CDS encoding GNAT family N-acetyltransferase produces the protein MTDDPRLQPYRVDVVGFEAALAELRSVRDEVFVGEQGVPITLEHDALDPLCTHVLARLLDGSPVGTARLTPDRKIGRMAVRAAWRGRGIGDALLRALLDEARRRGWPEVRLNSQASAIGFYARHAFRPEGKRFMEAGIEHLSMVLAFTGPTRIDSREAAIEAAIGIIERARRSVWIRSVALDPWLYDDAGVLQALRSFATRGGGQQVLGLLHDAAGPQQAHSPMLALAQRLPSIFLFRELQDPVDRNDPAAWIAGDGGGYYLRSLGERVQGEAEQDAPARVRQLAARFDDGWQRSRPVSEYRALGL
- a CDS encoding cupin domain-containing protein, with the translated sequence MIEVHATNKHFLGMPAAEFLREYWQKKPLLIRNAFPGYESPLQPEDLAGLACEDGVLARLIEHDAAADGWRVRHGPFAEDDFPGLPDHDWTLLVQDMDKWDADLRALLDRFDFLPRWRIDDVMVSFAATGGSVGAHVDQYDVFLLQAQGHRRWQIDASDKPPLAFRDDVELKLLRVFQPDHDWVLAPGDMLYLPPGVPHHGIAQDPCLTFSIGMRAPATTELLGDYVDALSAEAPESLRYTDPDLQAPKDAHEIDDAAMQRVADALRQLRMDDPDRFGDWFGGFITTYRSAVQPAADDSPRPRIEVEWDLGQGASLQRHPWSRMAWRRASKGARLYAGGQAHAMPVRDAQRLAAANEIDGVLYDALSTAGRDAVFALLDGGHYRLDVSDEAE
- the bla gene encoding subclass B3 metallo-beta-lactamase; the encoded protein is MKFALAALLAFVLVSGCQAPPTIATATSTSEPAVRTLPAPTACAEDAGWSDPTTPRHVFGNTWFVGTCSISAILVTSADGHVLIDAATAEAVPAIIANIRAAGFRVEDIRSILVTHEHNDHVGGVAGLQQASGARVLARAVAAEALKAGRSDRRDPQFEETGAFPPVANVVTLVDGKDVTLGSLRFRHLPNTGHTAGGSGWAWRSCERATCRDIVFPDSNSAISDKHYRYSDHPEHVAAFRRGQALVAAQPCDILITTHVHSSDLLARLDGSQPLVDAGACKAYAERGLAGLDKRLADERAGTAP
- the purB gene encoding adenylosuccinate lyase; the encoded protein is MSDALTALSPLDGRYAGKVDALRPIFSEYGLIRARVKVEVEWLLALAAEPGIPELVPFSDAATARLRALAQDFAVEDAARVKAIEATTNHDVKAVEYLIKERLQDDAELGPALEFVHFACTSEDINNLSYALLLSKARQHVLLPRLDALIARLRAMAHEHAALPMLSRTHGQTASPTTVGKELANVVARLQRQGEALAALPMPGKINGAVGNYNAHVVAYPDIDWPVFSQHFVESLGLDWQPYTTQIEPHDGIAELCDACKRIDTIAIDLCRDVWGYIGQGYFKQAVKAGEVGSSTMPHKVNPIDFENAEGNFGIASALFEHFAAKLPISRWQRDLTDSTVLRALGTAFGHMLIGFDALQRGLGKLSVNPDRLAADLDASWEVLAEAVQTVMRRHGLPSPYEQLKALTRGQGISEASMREFIATLDLPAADKQRLLEMTPGSYTGLAEQLARNA
- a CDS encoding class II fumarate hydratase, with the translated sequence MAIRKASGFRIEHDSMGELRVPAKALWGAQTQRAIDNFAISARPMPQAFIRALALTKAAAALVNGHLGLLARAQADAIVEAATAIAGGAHADQFPVDRYQTGSGTSSNMNANEVIAHLATKASGLPIHPNDHVNLGQSSNDVIPTALRVMAVQGAKRQLLPALQHLRKTIDKRAKALRKIVKTGRTHLMDAMPLTVAQEFGAWSAQLDSAQARIEDSLKRVRRLPIGGTAIGTGINAHPKFGKGVAKALSVATGAKFEQAANTFEGLAAQDDLVELSGQLNALAVALMKIGNDLRWMNSGPLAGLGEIELPALQPGSSIMPGKVNPVIPEALCMVCAQVMGLHQAISIAGQSGNFQLNVMLPLIACDLDESLQLLSASITALADKAIGGLQVRKDNVAAALDRNPILVTALNPVIGYELAAKIAKRAYAEGRPVLDVALEDSGLDEKSLRRLLDPADLAKGGIKAGAVAGAG